A window from Triticum aestivum cultivar Chinese Spring chromosome 6D, IWGSC CS RefSeq v2.1, whole genome shotgun sequence encodes these proteins:
- the LOC123141782 gene encoding uncharacterized protein isoform X2 yields MAEEGGGAEEKAVVGAGEQEGQIVVAGAAYEEEETDGGGGAAGDEEIGRGDGQFIFIPPPGFRFRPSDDELIRYYLLPKLQGRGHAPNRAIIEHNVYQCHPDELVGQYRGRGEGKSFYFLSPRVRRYDNGDRPRRDTDDGRGRWKVSTGKKDMGEEKKVAGDGTTRYCMSVLNYFESPRGGGRKSEWLMRELTVPAYEIKLPKDGGPGGKTLDRYVMCKIYLKDDKGDDDEEAGPSSASPLHLHGPVEGDEGATSAELPKLSKKLAGKRPAEDQQLRHATAAARKRAHHSSKCLQIEPPAPPLQGNGMQAPFSTPGCSYYGGSGQPMLMGYHAGAAPMPRPMLAYNNGQVHVPRQQVAYNGQMPAMARQPAAYNGQVAYNGQMPAMARQPAAYNGQVAYNGQMPAMARQPAAYNGQAPVMARQPLAYNGQVPVRQQQVAFNGQVRPPPCRLAGSPPNSYGQNLTMMARPSCPAGQAVNPQMQKQPETDEMREKRVLQQNLEEHLRMQSLTQQQQLAMASTQQQRQAMAFMMRQQQQWTMSFMMHQQQQHHQQQQQYLGGANANYYHHEGAMVLQTTSSSPGEAALVTADGSPVSTVVSVEGNEEDCNNNGDCSSHGREESAASPGGVTAPASASAEGDGPQRA; encoded by the exons ATGGCAGAGGAAGGGGGCGGCGCGGAGGAGAAGGCCGTCGTCGGGGCAGGAGAGCAGGAGGGGCAGATCGTCGTCGCCGGAGCGGCGTACGAGGAGGAGGAGACGGACGGCGGAGGAGGAGCCGCAGGAGACGAGGAGATCGGCAGGGGCGACGGCCAGTTCATATTCATTCCGCCGCCGGGGTTCCGGTTCAGGCCGAGCGACGACGAGCTGATCAGGTACTACCTGCTCCCCAAGCTGCAGGGCCGGGGCCACGCGCCCAACCGGGCCATCATCGAGCACAACGTGTACCAGTGCCACCCGGACGAGCTCGTCG GACAATACAGGGGCCGGGGAGAGGGCAAGAGCTTCTACTTCCTGTCGCCGAGGGTGCGCCGGTACGACAACGGGGACCGGCCGCGGCGGGACACGGACGACGGCCGCGGGCGGTGGAAGGTGTCGACGGGCAAGAAGGACATGGGGGAGGAGAAGAAGGTGGCCGGCGACGGCACCACCCGCTACTGCATGAGCGTGCTCAACTACTTCGAGAGCCCCAGAGGCGGCGGGCGCAAGTCTGAGTGGCTCATGAGGGAGCTCACCGTCCCGGCGTACGAGATCAAGCTCCCCAAggacggcggccctggcggcaaGACG TTGGATAGGTACGTGATGTGCAAGATTTACCTCAAAGACGACaaaggcgacgacgacgaggaggcagggccCAGCAGCGCCTCGCCGCTGCACCTGCACGGGCCGGTGGAGGGCGACGAAGGGGCGACGTCGGCGGAGCTTCCAAAGCTTTCGAAGAAACTGGCGGGCAAGAGGCCCGCGGAGGACCAGCAGCTGCggcacgccaccgccgccgcgaggAAGCGGGCTCACCACTCCTCAAAATGCCTGCAAATCGAGCCGCCAGCACCACCGCTACAAGGCAACGGCATGCAGGCTCCGTTCAGCACGCCGGGATGCTCATACTACGGTGGATCAGGGCAGCCCATGCTCATGGGGTATCACGCTGGCGCGGCGCCGATGCCGCGGCCAATGCTGGCGTACAACAACGGCCAGGTGCACGTGCCGCGGCAGCAGGTGGCGTACAACGGGCAGATGCCGGCGATGGCGCGACAGCCGGCGGCGTACAACGGGCAGGTAGCGTACAACGGGCAGATGCCGGCGATGGCGCGACAGCCGGCGGCGTACAACGGGCAGGTGGCGTACAACGGGCAGATGCCGGCGATGGCGCGACAGCCGGCGGCGTACAACGGGCAG GCGCCGGTGATGGCGCGACAGCCGTTGGCGTACAACGGGCAGGTGCCGGTGAGGCAGCAGCAGGTGGCGTTCAACGGGCAGGTGCGGCCGCCGCCGTGCCGGCTCGCAGGTAGCCCCCCCAACAGCTATGGTCAGAATCTGACAATGATGGCGCGGCCGTCGTGCCCGGCCGGCCAAGCAGTGAACCCGCAGATGCAGAAGCAGCCGGAGACGGATGAGATGCGCGAGAAGCGGGTGCTTCAACAGAACCTGGAGGAACACCTCCGGATGCAGTCGTTgacgcagcagcagcagcttgcGATGGCGTCCACGCAGCAGCAGCGGCAGGCGATGGCATTCATGATGCGCCAGCAGCAGCAATGGACGATGTCGTTCATGatgcaccagcagcagcagcaccatcagcagcagcaacagtactTGGGCGGCGCCAACGCGAATTACTATCACCACGAAGGGGCCATGGTGCTCCAGACGACGAGCAGTTCTCCAGGAGAGGCGGCGCTGGTAACAGCAGACGGTTCGCCGGTCAGTACGGTGGTGTCTGTGGAGGGAAACGAGGAGGACTGCAACAACAACGGGGATTGCAGCAGCCATGGTCGGGAGGAGTCTGCGGCTTCGCCGGGCGGGGTGACGGCGCCGGCATCGGCATCGGCAGAGGGTGATGGCCCCCAGCGTGCATGA
- the LOC123141782 gene encoding uncharacterized protein isoform X1 — MAEEGGGAEEKAVVGAGEQEGQIVVAGAAYEEEETDGGGGAAGDEEIGRGDGQFIFIPPPGFRFRPSDDELIRYYLLPKLQGRGHAPNRAIIEHNVYQCHPDELVGQYRGRGEGKSFYFLSPRVRRYDNGDRPRRDTDDGRGRWKVSTGKKDMGEEKKVAGDGTTRYCMSVLNYFESPRGGGRKSEWLMRELTVPAYEIKLPKDGGPGGKTLDRYVMCKIYLKDDKGDDDEEAGPSSASPLHLHGPVEGDEGATSAELPKLSKKLAGKRPAEDQQLRHATAAARKRAHHSSKCLQIEPPAPPLQGNGMQAPFSTPGCSYYGGSGQPMLMGYHAGAAPMPRPMLAYNNGQVHVPRQQVAYNGQMPAMARQPAAYNGQVAYNGQMPAMARQPAAYNGQVAYNGQMPAMARQPAAYNGQVAYNGQMPAMARQPAAYNGQAPVMARQPLAYNGQVPVRQQQVAFNGQVRPPPCRLAGSPPNSYGQNLTMMARPSCPAGQAVNPQMQKQPETDEMREKRVLQQNLEEHLRMQSLTQQQQLAMASTQQQRQAMAFMMRQQQQWTMSFMMHQQQQHHQQQQQYLGGANANYYHHEGAMVLQTTSSSPGEAALVTADGSPVSTVVSVEGNEEDCNNNGDCSSHGREESAASPGGVTAPASASAEGDGPQRA; from the exons ATGGCAGAGGAAGGGGGCGGCGCGGAGGAGAAGGCCGTCGTCGGGGCAGGAGAGCAGGAGGGGCAGATCGTCGTCGCCGGAGCGGCGTACGAGGAGGAGGAGACGGACGGCGGAGGAGGAGCCGCAGGAGACGAGGAGATCGGCAGGGGCGACGGCCAGTTCATATTCATTCCGCCGCCGGGGTTCCGGTTCAGGCCGAGCGACGACGAGCTGATCAGGTACTACCTGCTCCCCAAGCTGCAGGGCCGGGGCCACGCGCCCAACCGGGCCATCATCGAGCACAACGTGTACCAGTGCCACCCGGACGAGCTCGTCG GACAATACAGGGGCCGGGGAGAGGGCAAGAGCTTCTACTTCCTGTCGCCGAGGGTGCGCCGGTACGACAACGGGGACCGGCCGCGGCGGGACACGGACGACGGCCGCGGGCGGTGGAAGGTGTCGACGGGCAAGAAGGACATGGGGGAGGAGAAGAAGGTGGCCGGCGACGGCACCACCCGCTACTGCATGAGCGTGCTCAACTACTTCGAGAGCCCCAGAGGCGGCGGGCGCAAGTCTGAGTGGCTCATGAGGGAGCTCACCGTCCCGGCGTACGAGATCAAGCTCCCCAAggacggcggccctggcggcaaGACG TTGGATAGGTACGTGATGTGCAAGATTTACCTCAAAGACGACaaaggcgacgacgacgaggaggcagggccCAGCAGCGCCTCGCCGCTGCACCTGCACGGGCCGGTGGAGGGCGACGAAGGGGCGACGTCGGCGGAGCTTCCAAAGCTTTCGAAGAAACTGGCGGGCAAGAGGCCCGCGGAGGACCAGCAGCTGCggcacgccaccgccgccgcgaggAAGCGGGCTCACCACTCCTCAAAATGCCTGCAAATCGAGCCGCCAGCACCACCGCTACAAGGCAACGGCATGCAGGCTCCGTTCAGCACGCCGGGATGCTCATACTACGGTGGATCAGGGCAGCCCATGCTCATGGGGTATCACGCTGGCGCGGCGCCGATGCCGCGGCCAATGCTGGCGTACAACAACGGCCAGGTGCACGTGCCGCGGCAGCAGGTGGCGTACAACGGGCAGATGCCGGCGATGGCGCGACAGCCGGCGGCGTACAACGGGCAGGTAGCGTACAACGGGCAGATGCCGGCGATGGCGCGACAGCCGGCGGCGTACAACGGGCAGGTGGCGTACAACGGGCAGATGCCGGCGATGGCGCGACAGCCGGCGGCGTACAACGGGCAGGTGGCGTACAACGGGCAGATGCCGGCGATGGCGCGACAGCCGGCGGCGTACAACGGGCAGGCGCCGGTGATGGCGCGACAGCCGTTGGCGTACAACGGGCAGGTGCCGGTGAGGCAGCAGCAGGTGGCGTTCAACGGGCAGGTGCGGCCGCCGCCGTGCCGGCTCGCAGGTAGCCCCCCCAACAGCTATGGTCAGAATCTGACAATGATGGCGCGGCCGTCGTGCCCGGCCGGCCAAGCAGTGAACCCGCAGATGCAGAAGCAGCCGGAGACGGATGAGATGCGCGAGAAGCGGGTGCTTCAACAGAACCTGGAGGAACACCTCCGGATGCAGTCGTTgacgcagcagcagcagcttgcGATGGCGTCCACGCAGCAGCAGCGGCAGGCGATGGCATTCATGATGCGCCAGCAGCAGCAATGGACGATGTCGTTCATGatgcaccagcagcagcagcaccatcagcagcagcaacagtactTGGGCGGCGCCAACGCGAATTACTATCACCACGAAGGGGCCATGGTGCTCCAGACGACGAGCAGTTCTCCAGGAGAGGCGGCGCTGGTAACAGCAGACGGTTCGCCGGTCAGTACGGTGGTGTCTGTGGAGGGAAACGAGGAGGACTGCAACAACAACGGGGATTGCAGCAGCCATGGTCGGGAGGAGTCTGCGGCTTCGCCGGGCGGGGTGACGGCGCCGGCATCGGCATCGGCAGAGGGTGATGGCCCCCAGCGTGCATGA